The proteins below come from a single Vibrio cyclitrophicus genomic window:
- a CDS encoding LysR family transcriptional regulator, which yields MDYLHLSRVSLKHLTALHIMLNTHSVTQTSEQLCVSPSSVSKTLSQLRDILNDELFYRDGTKLIPTPFALQIAPTVHAILSSMNGLLHQKSFSPQKYQGSFSLSMRESTFEVFASKISKITTELAPKAKLNIYSKQQLGFDALLSGKVNLILLPHDISQPPTDNKELVWETILPDEMVCLMGAHHPLAQRDLTVEGYLDYKHIGILDNELSKPYFEQNLVQCHKPREMAISVADFGAAAVLCHHTPFLFTCSKQWAEQAKQAQGLVSKPLPFDYGKVAYSLVWNKPNMNDQAIKWLCDLFLEA from the coding sequence ATGGATTATTTACACTTATCTAGAGTGAGCCTTAAGCACCTCACTGCGCTTCATATTATGCTAAATACCCACAGCGTCACGCAAACCTCAGAGCAACTCTGTGTAAGCCCTTCGAGTGTAAGCAAAACCTTATCTCAACTACGCGACATTCTAAATGACGAACTGTTTTACCGAGATGGCACCAAACTGATCCCGACACCATTTGCATTGCAGATAGCTCCGACTGTTCACGCGATCCTTTCAAGTATGAATGGATTGCTTCATCAAAAAAGTTTTTCACCTCAAAAATACCAAGGTAGCTTTTCGCTGTCGATGCGTGAAAGTACCTTTGAAGTTTTCGCCTCTAAGATCAGCAAAATCACCACCGAACTCGCCCCCAAGGCTAAGCTCAATATCTACTCCAAGCAACAACTCGGCTTCGATGCTCTGCTTAGTGGCAAGGTAAACTTGATCTTGTTACCTCATGATATTTCCCAGCCCCCAACAGATAACAAAGAACTGGTTTGGGAAACAATTCTTCCAGACGAAATGGTATGTTTAATGGGCGCACACCACCCTCTCGCTCAGCGGGACCTGACCGTTGAAGGTTATTTAGATTATAAGCATATTGGGATCTTAGATAATGAACTCTCCAAGCCTTACTTTGAGCAAAACCTGGTTCAATGCCATAAACCACGAGAGATGGCGATATCGGTAGCAGATTTTGGTGCTGCGGCTGTGCTGTGCCATCACACACCTTTCTTGTTCACTTGTTCTAAGCAGTGGGCTGAACAAGCTAAACAAGCTCAAGGTTTAGTGAGCAAGCCCTTGCCTTTTGATTACGGTAAGGTGGCGTATAGCTTGGTATGGAACAAACCCAACATGAATGACCAAGCGATCAAATGGTTGTGTGACTTGTTCTTAGAAGCCTAG
- a CDS encoding YjjI family glycine radical enzyme, translated as MSHQSASSTSSPLSDQQQRFSNIISDANLSPKQKSSYLALEAEASLPYMPVSNEVEEALQQGVLCDMFEGHAPFKPRYVLPDYSKYLHQGSEYLELSAATNFDEALNMLTIIYHHVPSVTSIPVYLGQLDDVLMPFVGDLTDEQVYQKLKLFWIMLDRTLPDAFMHVNIGPTDNVVCRTILRVDAELKQIAPNLTFMYDPAVTPDDLLRHAASNICECGKPHIANYPAHAEAYGDKRFGIVSCYNSLPLAGGSNTLVRVNLKQVALKSEDSADFLRQVLPNYSGKMVELMNARSRFLHEESHFFKGFLAKEGLIEEDRFAPMFGIYGMAEAVNILLEKEGKAGRYGHDEQANQLGHRISEKLAEIVESSEVKYGLEGKALLHAQGGISLDEDVTPGVRIPYGTEPDPVSYVRATAGHHKFYTSGISDILTIDETVKSNPEAMFNLCKGAIQAGYREFTANVASNDLVRVTGYMVKLSDIAKYDEQGSRTNTTFLGAEAAKNTGILERKPRVASLEMSPTYA; from the coding sequence ATGAGCCACCAATCTGCGTCATCTACTTCTTCACCACTTTCAGATCAACAACAACGCTTTAGCAATATCATTTCAGATGCCAACCTGTCTCCAAAACAGAAGTCGAGCTATCTTGCTTTAGAAGCCGAAGCCAGCCTGCCGTATATGCCGGTAAGCAACGAAGTAGAGGAAGCCTTACAACAAGGTGTGCTATGTGACATGTTTGAAGGCCACGCTCCATTTAAGCCGCGCTATGTACTTCCAGACTATTCTAAATACTTACATCAAGGCTCAGAGTATTTAGAGCTTAGCGCGGCAACCAATTTTGATGAAGCGTTGAACATGCTTACCATTATCTACCATCACGTTCCATCTGTGACGTCGATTCCGGTCTACCTAGGACAGCTGGATGATGTATTGATGCCTTTTGTTGGTGACCTAACCGATGAACAGGTATATCAAAAACTTAAGCTGTTCTGGATCATGTTGGATCGCACGCTTCCTGATGCGTTCATGCACGTTAATATCGGTCCAACAGACAACGTTGTGTGCCGTACGATTTTGCGCGTAGATGCTGAACTGAAGCAGATCGCACCAAACCTAACCTTTATGTACGACCCTGCTGTGACCCCTGACGATCTACTTCGTCATGCGGCAAGCAATATCTGCGAGTGCGGTAAACCACATATCGCAAACTATCCAGCGCATGCCGAGGCTTACGGCGACAAGCGTTTTGGTATTGTGAGCTGCTATAACTCTTTGCCTCTAGCGGGTGGTTCAAACACCTTGGTGCGTGTGAACCTTAAGCAAGTGGCGTTGAAGTCTGAGGATAGTGCTGATTTCTTACGACAAGTATTGCCGAATTACAGTGGCAAAATGGTTGAACTGATGAACGCACGTAGCCGCTTCTTGCATGAAGAGTCTCACTTTTTTAAAGGCTTCCTGGCCAAAGAAGGCCTTATTGAAGAAGACCGATTTGCGCCAATGTTTGGCATTTATGGCATGGCTGAAGCGGTAAACATTCTGTTGGAAAAAGAAGGTAAAGCAGGGCGCTATGGTCACGATGAACAAGCTAATCAACTTGGTCACCGCATTTCTGAAAAGCTGGCTGAGATCGTTGAAAGCTCTGAAGTGAAGTATGGGCTTGAGGGTAAAGCTTTGCTGCATGCTCAAGGCGGTATTAGTTTAGATGAAGATGTGACTCCGGGTGTGCGTATTCCTTATGGCACCGAACCTGACCCAGTCTCTTACGTTCGCGCTACCGCGGGTCACCATAAGTTCTACACCTCGGGTATCAGTGACATTCTTACCATCGACGAAACAGTGAAATCTAATCCTGAAGCGATGTTCAATTTGTGCAAAGGGGCGATTCAAGCGGGTTACCGTGAGTTTACGGCTAACGTCGCGTCAAATGATCTGGTTCGCGTGACAGGTTATATGGTCAAGCTATCTGATATTGCAAAATATGATGAGCAAGGTTCACGTACCAATACCACATTCTTAGGTGCTGAAGCGGCTAAAAACACGGGCATTCTTGAGCGCAAACCACGAGTAGCGAGTTTAGAGATGTCACCGACGTACGCTTAA
- a CDS encoding class I SAM-dependent DNA methyltransferase encodes MAKQWDEYAVDWDKDPATAVFAQSVFDQLTQLVNLNGTRVLDFGCGTGLLSQKISPLTKEIIALDISEGMIEELDKKELPNVEPVVDLLSRGLAAQHPAFRNQFDVVVASSVCGFIPNLQDTVSLIYTLLENDGTFVHWDWYLDNDSDDYGVSQQRSENVLSAAGFSVVEVSTPFSIDTPQGTLKVLMGVGRKQVLPHL; translated from the coding sequence ATGGCGAAACAATGGGACGAATACGCCGTTGATTGGGATAAAGATCCCGCGACCGCAGTATTCGCACAGTCCGTATTTGACCAGTTAACACAGCTCGTTAATTTGAACGGAACCCGTGTCCTTGATTTTGGTTGTGGTACAGGACTACTCAGCCAGAAAATATCTCCTTTAACAAAAGAGATCATCGCACTTGATATCTCCGAAGGGATGATTGAAGAGTTAGATAAGAAAGAGTTACCCAACGTTGAACCTGTTGTTGATCTTTTATCGCGCGGACTTGCAGCGCAGCATCCAGCATTCAGAAACCAGTTTGACGTAGTGGTAGCTTCTTCGGTGTGTGGTTTTATCCCTAACTTACAAGACACAGTCAGTCTTATTTACACGTTGCTTGAAAACGATGGCACGTTTGTACACTGGGATTGGTACTTAGACAATGACAGTGATGATTATGGCGTTAGCCAACAGCGCTCTGAAAACGTATTAAGTGCAGCCGGTTTTTCAGTTGTCGAAGTATCAACACCGTTCTCGATTGATACGCCACAAGGTACTTTGAAAGTATTGATGGGTGTTGGACGAAAACAAGTACTTCCTCATCTGTAA
- a CDS encoding cation diffusion facilitator family transporter has protein sequence MCDRKSQNENGVLLFSALLASGFATGGLVLGLLVGSLVIVFDGVYSLISLLLTLLSLAASKYINRPSDTEFPFGRAIIEPIVIAIKAIVILLVVGYSLYSAIGALMTGGREVDASIATLFGICNVLGCGYAWWYIANKSKRISSGLIQAESKQWQMDTLLSVAVTAGFVAAWLITFSPLAEYAVYADPTMMLLMSFYFIKVPFDMLREAMRELLMMSATKDICDTVDKNVIAVDKDAEQDLELIGVTKVGPELRINVDIHTNNQQAIAVDDIERTRRQLKRRLSKMPYELQLNLNVAS, from the coding sequence ATGTGTGACAGGAAAAGCCAAAACGAAAACGGAGTACTCTTGTTCTCAGCCCTTTTAGCATCAGGCTTCGCCACCGGTGGACTGGTATTAGGCCTTCTCGTCGGCTCTCTAGTCATAGTATTTGACGGTGTCTATTCTCTCATTAGCTTACTGTTAACTTTATTGTCACTAGCTGCCTCAAAATACATTAATCGCCCTTCAGACACAGAGTTCCCGTTTGGTCGAGCGATCATCGAACCGATTGTTATCGCAATTAAAGCCATTGTTATTCTGCTTGTGGTTGGTTACTCATTGTATTCAGCGATCGGTGCTTTGATGACAGGTGGTCGTGAAGTCGATGCTTCTATCGCGACTCTGTTTGGTATTTGCAACGTATTGGGTTGTGGTTACGCTTGGTGGTACATCGCCAATAAAAGTAAGCGTATTTCTTCTGGTCTGATTCAAGCTGAATCTAAGCAGTGGCAAATGGATACACTGTTGAGTGTAGCGGTAACGGCAGGTTTCGTGGCGGCTTGGTTAATTACTTTTTCTCCGCTAGCAGAGTACGCAGTATATGCTGATCCAACGATGATGTTGCTGATGTCTTTCTACTTCATCAAAGTACCTTTCGATATGCTAAGAGAAGCAATGCGTGAACTGCTTATGATGTCGGCAACCAAAGATATTTGTGACACGGTAGATAAAAACGTTATCGCTGTAGACAAAGATGCAGAGCAAGATTTAGAGCTAATCGGTGTAACAAAGGTTGGGCCGGAGCTAAGAATTAACGTTGATATCCATACCAACAACCAACAAGCCATTGCGGTCGATGATATAGAACGTACGCGCCGCCAACTTAAGCGACGCTTATCTAAAATGCCTTATGAGCTGCAACTGAACCTCAATGTCGCGAGCTAA
- a CDS encoding LysR family transcriptional regulator encodes MNLSQVQAFCSVADLGSVSEAARQLECNRTKLSMSIKALEKELDVELFVRSGNHVELSEAGKAIYKDCEGMLVTAARIKQTCLHVSGEFNAEIWIARDDSLPDEMWQDLSHTLNNKYPSTSFNFVLASSGDLANLVETQQVDFAFGVDYERVDDPRIIYNPLGKIRMMSVCKKGHDLSAMRRVSDEVLRNSMQATMVYLNEKDNPELEPFSRRYIGFSSFDFMLDTILREEAWGVMPEPLIRHLLREQELAVIKHTYGLTQEDYCMFTAAGMAEHPGMNWLADQLSDYLFDF; translated from the coding sequence ATGAACCTTTCTCAAGTCCAAGCCTTTTGTTCTGTTGCTGATTTAGGGTCAGTATCTGAAGCAGCGCGCCAGCTTGAATGCAACCGAACCAAACTCAGTATGTCGATTAAAGCCTTGGAAAAAGAGTTAGATGTCGAACTGTTCGTGCGCAGCGGAAACCACGTTGAACTCTCTGAAGCAGGTAAAGCCATCTACAAAGACTGCGAAGGCATGTTAGTAACGGCTGCGCGTATTAAACAAACCTGCCTGCATGTCTCGGGCGAATTCAACGCAGAGATTTGGATTGCACGAGATGATTCCCTACCCGATGAGATGTGGCAGGACTTATCTCATACCTTAAACAACAAGTACCCGTCGACTTCATTCAACTTCGTTCTCGCGTCGAGCGGCGACTTAGCTAACCTCGTTGAAACCCAACAAGTCGACTTCGCATTTGGTGTCGATTACGAACGTGTTGACGATCCAAGGATTATCTACAATCCACTCGGTAAAATTCGAATGATGTCTGTGTGTAAGAAAGGGCATGATCTGAGTGCGATGCGACGTGTTTCTGATGAAGTATTGAGAAATTCAATGCAAGCGACCATGGTTTACCTTAACGAAAAGGATAATCCTGAGCTTGAGCCATTCTCTCGTCGTTACATCGGCTTCTCTAGCTTTGACTTTATGCTAGATACAATCTTACGAGAAGAAGCTTGGGGCGTAATGCCTGAACCATTAATTCGTCATTTATTGCGCGAGCAGGAATTAGCGGTGATCAAGCACACTTACGGCTTGACGCAAGAGGATTACTGCATGTTTACAGCAGCAGGGATGGCTGAACACCCAGGAATGAATTGGTTAGCCGACCAGCTCAGCGACTACTTGTTTGATTTCTAA
- the yccS gene encoding YccS family putative transporter has product MDFSAKLRLYWANKTINYSVLILITLLGVVVPAWYYGQNTLITPLILGVIAAALAESDDSFTGRLKALTLTFICFAVAAFSIEILFDTPWLFAIGLFVSTFSFIILGAIGPKYASIAFGSLLVAIYTMLGAHESTNLWFQPLLLLTGAAWYYFMSMIWQIVWPMQPVQQNLATVFDQIGTYMGSKAELFYPVSDLIPQPHRIIEAKLNASTVNALNMCKATLLNRSKRGHIDGPSDRFLNTYFIAQDIHERVSSSHYRYQELAKHFERSDVLFRFKYLLEAQAAACKEVAASLKVGAEYQHGDKSVLALDELMSSLNHLQQQNKPEWKPLLNQLNYLFNNLATVEKQLSNISNPDAEKLEEGVLDDTNPHTLTAMWQKIRANLHTDSMLFRHAIRMAITLTLGYGIIQGFNIERGYWILLTTLFVCQPNYSATRQKLTARVIGTVAGLLIGVPLLTFFPSQESQLVFIVISGVMFFAFRINNYGFATGFITLLVLFCFNQLGEGFAVVLPRLADTFIGCALAVLAVIYVLPDWQSKRLHKVMADALASNKNYLAQIIGQYRVGKKDTLNYRIARRSAHNNDANLTVAISSMLVEPGKYRTSEDESFRFLTLNHALLSYISALGAHRTRIDDEATHKLVLDAHRVIHEHLNALNDQLYSHQEQCEVKNSYDPELDQRLSEWREEDESSVRMVLQQLHLIYRMLPELHTLATKFAVKVKIDKSLDTGAS; this is encoded by the coding sequence GTGGACTTTTCTGCCAAATTACGCCTCTATTGGGCGAATAAAACCATAAATTACAGCGTATTAATTCTCATCACCCTACTCGGTGTTGTGGTGCCTGCTTGGTATTATGGACAAAACACACTCATCACCCCACTTATTTTAGGCGTCATTGCTGCTGCTCTAGCGGAAAGTGATGACAGCTTTACTGGTCGATTGAAAGCACTCACGTTGACCTTTATCTGTTTCGCTGTTGCAGCCTTCTCTATTGAGATTCTTTTCGATACACCTTGGCTGTTCGCGATAGGGCTTTTCGTTTCAACCTTCTCTTTCATCATACTCGGAGCGATTGGCCCTAAATACGCCAGTATCGCGTTTGGCTCGCTGTTGGTCGCTATCTACACCATGCTTGGCGCTCACGAAAGTACCAACCTATGGTTTCAGCCTTTGCTGCTATTAACAGGGGCAGCTTGGTACTACTTTATGTCAATGATTTGGCAAATTGTATGGCCAATGCAACCCGTGCAACAGAACCTTGCTACCGTATTTGATCAAATTGGCACCTATATGGGATCAAAGGCGGAGCTATTCTATCCTGTGTCTGACCTTATCCCACAGCCACACCGTATAATTGAAGCTAAGTTGAATGCCAGCACCGTTAATGCACTAAACATGTGCAAAGCAACGTTGCTTAACCGTTCCAAGCGAGGGCACATTGATGGCCCAAGTGACCGGTTCCTAAACACCTATTTCATCGCGCAAGATATTCATGAACGTGTCAGTTCAAGCCACTATCGCTATCAAGAGCTAGCTAAACATTTCGAACGTTCTGATGTTCTGTTTCGCTTCAAATACCTGCTCGAAGCTCAAGCTGCGGCCTGTAAAGAAGTTGCGGCGTCATTAAAAGTTGGTGCTGAATATCAACATGGCGACAAATCTGTACTGGCACTTGATGAATTGATGTCTTCACTGAATCATTTACAGCAACAGAACAAGCCAGAATGGAAGCCACTGTTAAACCAATTGAATTATCTATTCAACAACCTAGCTACCGTTGAAAAACAGCTATCGAATATCAGTAATCCAGATGCCGAAAAACTAGAAGAAGGTGTGTTAGACGATACGAACCCACATACTTTGACAGCAATGTGGCAAAAGATCAGAGCCAATCTGCATACCGACTCCATGCTATTTCGCCACGCAATCCGCATGGCTATTACGCTCACACTCGGTTACGGAATCATCCAAGGTTTTAATATTGAACGTGGTTATTGGATTCTACTCACGACGCTGTTCGTTTGTCAGCCAAACTACAGCGCAACTCGACAAAAACTGACCGCCCGTGTCATTGGCACGGTAGCAGGTTTACTCATTGGGGTTCCGTTACTGACTTTCTTCCCTTCCCAAGAGAGCCAATTGGTTTTCATTGTCATTAGTGGCGTGATGTTCTTTGCATTCCGCATTAATAACTATGGCTTCGCAACGGGCTTCATTACCTTATTGGTATTATTCTGTTTTAATCAACTTGGAGAAGGCTTCGCCGTTGTACTTCCAAGATTAGCTGACACCTTTATAGGTTGTGCTCTCGCCGTACTCGCTGTGATCTACGTATTACCAGACTGGCAATCAAAGCGATTACATAAAGTCATGGCAGACGCCCTCGCTTCAAATAAAAACTACCTGGCTCAAATCATTGGTCAGTACCGTGTAGGTAAAAAAGACACGCTAAATTACCGTATTGCACGTCGCAGCGCACACAATAACGATGCGAACCTAACAGTGGCCATCAGCAGCATGTTGGTTGAGCCCGGCAAATATCGCACCTCAGAAGATGAGAGCTTTCGATTCCTTACGCTCAATCATGCTTTACTAAGCTATATTTCAGCACTCGGTGCCCATCGGACTCGTATCGATGACGAAGCCACACACAAACTGGTATTGGACGCACACCGTGTCATACATGAGCATCTCAACGCTCTCAATGATCAGCTCTATTCTCATCAAGAACAGTGTGAAGTGAAAAATTCTTACGACCCTGAGCTTGATCAGCGTTTAAGTGAATGGCGAGAAGAAGATGAAAGCTCTGTCAGAATGGTCTTACAACAGCTTCATTTGATTTATCGAATGCTTCCAGAACTCCATACCTTAGCGACCAAATTTGCGGTAAAAGTTAAGATTGATAAGTCGCTCGACACAGGCGCGTCTTGA
- a CDS encoding hydroxymethylglutaryl-CoA reductase encodes MPKLNLHRRDYVSILGGDISADELEKKLQPHFEKPVNKLTPSPYLTEKNLTRRWAALNNSESQQELLDPHTQSQFQAYEKNIEHFIGTVKIPVGISGPLRVNGLFAEGDYLVPLATTEAALVASYNRGSKLITACGGASAMLLNEGVTRTPGFAFQGLVEAGQFVAWAVTQYDQFKTLAESTTSHGKLTDININIEGNHVYLVFEFLTGDASGQNMVTIATNAVFEYIIENTPVKPDHAFLDGNLSGDKKANTQTLRSVRGKKVTAEVNISPELVAKYLHTTPQKMVQFGQMTTVGGALSGTIGINAHYANALAALYIACGQDAACVAESAIGMTRMEINKEGGLYASVTLPNLMLGTVGGGTGLPSQKACLDLLGLHGNGKSQALAEVCAALCLAGELSIVGAFCAGHFSRAHNKLAR; translated from the coding sequence ATGCCAAAACTAAATCTGCATCGCCGTGACTATGTTTCTATTTTAGGGGGCGACATCTCCGCAGACGAATTAGAAAAAAAGCTTCAACCTCATTTTGAAAAGCCAGTGAATAAACTGACTCCGAGCCCGTACCTGACAGAAAAGAATCTAACGCGCCGTTGGGCTGCTCTCAATAATTCAGAATCACAACAAGAGCTACTCGACCCGCATACGCAAAGTCAATTCCAAGCCTACGAAAAAAACATCGAGCACTTTATTGGAACAGTGAAAATCCCTGTTGGTATATCTGGTCCACTAAGAGTCAATGGCTTATTCGCTGAGGGTGACTACCTGGTACCGCTAGCAACAACTGAAGCTGCACTTGTTGCATCTTATAACCGTGGCTCAAAGCTGATTACCGCTTGTGGTGGCGCAAGTGCAATGTTGTTAAACGAAGGCGTCACTCGTACCCCAGGCTTTGCATTCCAAGGGTTAGTTGAAGCCGGGCAGTTTGTGGCTTGGGCCGTGACTCAATATGACCAATTTAAAACCTTGGCGGAATCGACAACCTCACACGGCAAACTTACCGACATCAATATCAACATCGAGGGTAACCATGTTTACTTGGTGTTTGAATTTCTAACTGGAGATGCCTCTGGTCAAAATATGGTGACTATCGCGACCAATGCCGTATTTGAGTACATCATAGAAAATACGCCAGTTAAGCCTGATCATGCCTTTCTCGATGGCAATTTATCAGGCGACAAGAAAGCCAATACACAAACCTTACGAAGCGTTCGTGGCAAAAAAGTCACCGCTGAGGTGAATATATCCCCAGAATTGGTTGCTAAGTACCTACATACCACGCCACAGAAGATGGTTCAGTTTGGCCAGATGACCACTGTCGGCGGTGCTTTGAGCGGCACTATCGGCATTAATGCCCATTATGCCAATGCACTAGCTGCTCTCTACATTGCTTGTGGCCAAGACGCAGCGTGTGTTGCTGAATCAGCAATAGGCATGACTCGTATGGAAATCAACAAAGAAGGCGGTTTGTACGCGAGCGTAACACTGCCTAATTTAATGTTAGGAACAGTGGGCGGCGGTACTGGCCTGCCAAGTCAAAAGGCGTGTCTCGATTTACTTGGTCTTCACGGCAATGGTAAATCACAAGCCCTCGCTGAGGTATGTGCTGCACTGTGTCTGGCGGGTGAGCTATCGATTGTCGGTGCGTTTTGCGCTGGCCACTTTTCACGAGCTCACAATAAATTAGCTCGTTAA
- a CDS encoding YjjW family glycine radical enzyme activase, with product MTQMARVKNNKTEKQAKVSRVLTFSCVDGPGNRLVLFLQGCNFDCITCHNPHTINHCNHCGGCVSGCPSGALFLTKGKVVWDLAACTNCDQCIDICAHKSSPKITTMTVSEILTLVKHNAFFLSGITVSGGEATMQLPFIIELFQAIKSDQQLAHLTCFIDSNGSLPIQGWERVLPYLDGAMIDLKSWQSETHQWLVGRGNHRVFKAINYLAEKGKLHEVRLLHIPNKSDLEDEIEQVGCYLKVLPSDVGIRLNAFQHHGVIGEALDWPTCTEQQMQSFHDKLYTIVQRPIQTPGVYT from the coding sequence ATGACTCAAATGGCTAGGGTTAAAAATAATAAGACAGAAAAACAAGCGAAGGTCAGCCGTGTGCTGACCTTTTCTTGTGTTGACGGACCGGGAAATCGCTTGGTGCTGTTTCTGCAAGGTTGTAATTTTGATTGTATTACTTGTCATAATCCACACACCATCAATCATTGCAACCATTGTGGAGGCTGCGTTAGTGGCTGCCCAAGTGGCGCACTATTTTTGACTAAAGGTAAAGTTGTGTGGGACCTGGCAGCCTGTACAAATTGCGATCAGTGCATCGATATCTGCGCTCATAAGTCGAGTCCGAAAATTACCACAATGACGGTCTCTGAGATTCTTACTCTCGTTAAACATAACGCATTCTTTCTGAGCGGTATCACTGTCTCTGGCGGTGAGGCGACGATGCAACTGCCGTTTATTATCGAGCTGTTCCAAGCAATTAAAAGTGATCAGCAATTAGCACACCTTACGTGCTTTATTGATAGTAATGGTTCGTTACCAATACAAGGTTGGGAAAGAGTATTACCATACCTTGATGGTGCGATGATTGACTTAAAATCATGGCAATCGGAAACGCATCAATGGCTTGTCGGAAGAGGCAACCATCGAGTCTTCAAAGCCATTAACTACCTTGCTGAGAAAGGCAAACTGCATGAAGTTAGGTTGTTGCATATCCCAAATAAAAGCGATCTCGAAGATGAAATTGAACAGGTGGGATGTTACTTGAAGGTGCTGCCTAGTGATGTTGGAATTCGACTGAATGCGTTTCAACATCATGGCGTGATTGGCGAAGCGTTAGATTGGCCGACATGCACCGAACAACAGATGCAGAGCTTTCACGATAAGCTCTACACCATAGTTCAAAGGCCGATACAAACCCCTGGGGTATATACCTAA